One window from the genome of Oncorhynchus kisutch isolate 150728-3 linkage group LG21, Okis_V2, whole genome shotgun sequence encodes:
- the gja10b gene encoding gap junction alpha-10 protein, producing MGDWNLLGSILEEVHIHSTIVGKIWLTILFIFRMLVLGVAAEDVWDDEQSEFVCNTDQPGCKNVCYDDAFPISLIRYWVLQIIFVSSPSLVYMGHALYRLRALEKERHKKKAFLKAELEGAEPVHEDRQRIERELRKLEEQKRVRKAPLRGSLLRTYVFHILTRSVVEIGFIVGQYVLYGVGLDPLYKCERLPCPNSVDCFVSRPTEKNIFMIFMLVIAGVSLFLNLLEIFHLGVKKVKQSLYGNKGTDDESLLVFRSKKNSMVQQVCVLTNSSPQKMMQLTQTAYTMVPNSHVDAIPLYLHSVAPHNDSGGTNDSEQYLRQTELQSLRQLRTVEHHYTLDQRNHSCSSDDSNGPKGSGHPRHGGAQPRPSLMASHMEIPAALWNQLRKQSRVSALQDYSDMSDSPDSGHYPTGRKASFMSRGLSQTNLDSPSDSPNSGSGTDTEAKRIAQGESPPMTPPPASGRRMSMSMILELSSIMKK from the exons ATGGGGGATTGGAACTTGTTGGGGAGTATCTTAGAAGAGGTACATATTCATTCAACCATCGTGGGAAAAATCTGGCTAACCATCCTTTTTATATTCCGAATGCTCGTTCTTGGTGTGGCAGCAGAGGATGTTTGGGACGATGAGCAGAGTGAGTTTGTGTGCAACACGGACCAGCCTGGGTGTAAGAATGTGTGCTACGACGATGCATTCCCCATTTCTCTTATCCGATACTGGGTGTTACAAATCATTTTcgtgtcctctccctctctggtgtACATGGGACATGCACTGTACCGTTTGAGGGCCCTTGAAAAAGAGAGACACAAGAAAAAAGCTTTCCTGAAAGCGGAGCTAGAGGGCGCTGAGCCCGTTcatgaagacagacagaggatagagagggagctGAGGAAGCTGGAGGAACAGAAGAGAGTAAGGAAAGCTCCACTCAGGGGCTCCTTGCTGCGCACATATGTTTTCCATATCTTGACGAGGTCAGTGGTAGAGATTGGCTTCATAGTGGGACAATATGTGCTGTACGGAGTTGGCCTGGATCCTTTGTACAAATGTGAGAGATTGCCTTGCCCGAACAGTGTGGATTGCTTTGTGTCCAGACCAACTGAGAAGAACATTTTCATGATCTTCATGCTCGTCATCGCTGGGGTTTCTTTGTTCTTGAATCTCCTCGAGATATTCCACCTGGGAGTGAAAAAAGTCAAGCAAAGTCTGTATGGAAATAAAGGTACAGATGACGAAAGCTTATTAGTGTTCAGGTCCAAGAAAAACTCCATGGTCCAGCAGGTGTGTGTCCTCACAAACTCATCACCCCAAAAGATGATGCAACTCACTCAGACGGCCTACACAATGGTCCCTAACAGCCACGTGGATGCTATCCCCTTGTACCTGCATTCGGTAGCTCCTCACAACGATAGTGGTGGCACCAACGACTCAGAGCAGTACCTCAGACAGACTGAGCTCCAGTCCCTGCGACAGCTGAGGACTGTGGAGCACCActacaccctggaccagaggaACCACTCATGCAGCAGTGATGACTCCAACGGGCCTAAAGGCTCAGGCCATCCCAGGCACGGTGGAGCACAGCCACGGCCTTCCCTTATGGCCAGCCATATGGAGATACCAGCAGCCCTGTGGAACCAGCTACGCAAACAGAGCCGGGTCAGCGCTCTGCAGGATTACAGTGACATGAGTGATTCACCTGACAGTGGTCACTATCCCACGGGGAGGAAGGCTAGTTTCATGTCCCGAGGACTCTCTCAGACCAACCTGGACAGTCCTTCTGATAGCCCGAACTCCGGGAGTGGGACGGACACAGAGGCCAAGCGTATCGCCCAAGGAGAGAGCCCACCTATGACCCCGCCTCCAGCCAGTGGACGAAGAATGTCAATG AGCATGATTCTGGAACTGTCTTCAATCATGAAAAAGTGA
- the casp8ap2 gene encoding CASP8-associated protein 2, which translates to MEGDLMDEVYGDLSQDHHNTTAAFNEDSVDIYFGLESPKKNSNAERNYTLLSPQNLKYMDLYEEIITEEQQDRESSYNELRTRFNAAQSQVDELMRRLQQTETQNTTLNTENSRLKKNICALIKTAKMEVVRKDEEINRLSQSFRPRRGPVVHHQSQMNCLRNQIPTRQNPTGQSQPSQPQVPTRLNPTGQSQPSQPQVPTRLNPTGPSQLSQPQVPTRLNPTGPSQLSQPLVPTRQNLTGQPPPSQPPRPRQDCVVKDLSQLLCKDRDVVHPLLPPTPSDATVFRPPLPDTTVLRPPLLDATVLRPPLLDATVLRPPLPVTSKTAKGDSEAPVKRTVGSSSQDSVNRHPTRELHPSDEPKQTKHREGGGGNPRLSHSNDQRKYNSKSSRCPRLSDVEVRRRSERAKNPTSDILHCTASSDRTSEGLSKDCAAYQSMGSSRHYQELRRDKGDGNRHSRGTKDISSNRKHAYLNQASVTERSSESFNRKGGTSPPRDHRRKEERRREDEVRKEKNTSKKSGERKSTCTERRRAKESDRCSTDVSKDKTMDDSKVGGQKTGEKSEFLPSEAKVAAKSSVEETGPNRKLSFMETLNLTLSPVKKPRRLAETKEQEGTPPEEVPEDQSAEDSGQPDLDNLLILDEINSSVVETDEVFEDPVVQPSSEIPMSSGPGSIDLRHTDKEPCQDANKGLTEATVAKKQPKCQLEVEDIIVQGVSEGKPELPEATVDQRTEPTTPEPPREVCVSAPVCAIVLRTTLKNRPEDCASANKVSDSEDFTAAAVTATTVAGNCGNNSNTDTGLSSNGFTPDHSMENVVLITDNWVCKPNGKTPSALVCESQTVTQVPPAAVCVGHPAVEGVSGKEPSESLQLPLPASVISTSSLDVTAEVQDISKHGVSSTISMEVIPEICITSEIVEDATEIPLECEKERTVVVQGSPLSGFEVSKVSSTTGEVAPSAQHNSGLSQTPKKSLDSEPSHTENEDVNVEPSSSIPLAHDEDSMMLTLGSLKGIPDAISPLTSPVRPMRKSHQPPCHSKPAYVKSLRKEFTSAAGDPNPKKLDVNMENKNPGRSIASATQQDVDRASVCSSSPEDELEEGEILSEGEETPITPSSPAKTVRPTSTVKSQQIPKSSPRLSKKLPEEKGISKLLSKTLTSPVGSPMSKARYKTVQPPLPKAALCTVEEVMAMFVKIRYACRKKYMKLRSTFSKERFCGVMDMSLDSFTDFVDSVSFTKLCSQEDDLKVKLKNNIMSVLSKLSNNGIVNRIFDQEPLNMKSKLWEFVNVQLDFLFKEIQTALRSVCKSSNGNQSAGAEKRDLSLSKQPVKSPKPPVKSPKQPVKSPKQPVKSPKQPVKSPKQPVKSPKQPVKSPKQPVKSPKQPVKSPKQPVKSPKQPVMSSVSTASKLKRPQGAVQKTNCVSRTSASKRPQEELTECVEPNIKRTRAQTLPPCKTGLGRGKNIKMSFEEDKESEPQTSDHPLMQPPMQPPLQHGLEILSSNSPSSAEKTAAYVRRLSQNGSLHDKSDFEILTEQQASNLTFNLVTDSQMGEIFKCLLQGSDLLETSVSAGDNQGWPLGTPRKGERFRGVTTPSKVGTTTKVGTPSKVIATWSSISPCKFSSPNSKVQIPLNPALLDESCMLEVPSSLPEDKMTSQSSVFSQRSYSILAEDLAVSLTIPSPLKSDNHLSFLHPANVEPTSAPDSVISAHFSEDALMDGEDATEQDIHLALDTDNSSGGSSGAGRTREAPVNPLFHFKPHLPMQAVVMEKSNDHFIVRIRHANTSPDINSNNSGVNFTNLGINFSNLGNNSTSLVVNPTCLGIKSTSQGVNSSSPGSVNSTYPGNNSTNPDTNSSYPCVNSTSPQVNCTNPGIYPISADINPRAVSSPQTPPGGEQHGKDQAHPTGKTPSKTHFSEASPPFYLSTSTETASALSSPCLTIIEDTPERDHSKGKTGKKRTRHHVEMKAKRPKKEVIPEKIIKHKKKSSKRAKGKETRSSKSERSKVTTPPQSTPSPNSLSAKNIIIKKGAVVVTWTRDEDRDILLALKMKGASPDTFSSLSEKMNKTPAQIAERFSQLMKLFKKKKMAS; encoded by the exons ATGGAGGGGGATTTGATGGATGAAGTGTATGGTGACCTCAGCCAAGACCACCATA ATACCACAGCAGCTTTCAATGAAGACTCTGTGGATATTTATTTTGGTTTAGAAAGTCCAAAGAAGAATTCCAACGCAG AAAGGAATTACACACTCCTCTCACCACAGAATCTGAAATATATGGATTTATATGAGGAAATCATAACAGAGGAACAGCAGGATAGAGAGTCTTCCTACAATGAG TTGAGGACAAGATTCAATGCAGCACAAAGCCAAGTTGATGAGTTAATGAGAAGGTTGCAGCAGACTGAAACACAG AATACAACGCTGAACACCGAGAACAGCCGCCTGAAGAAGAACATCTGTGCGCTCATCAAAACAGCTAAAATGGAGGTTGTGCGGAAGGACGAGGAGATAAATAGGTTGAGCCAAAG TTTCAGGCCAAGGAGGGGTCCTGTAGTTCACCATCAATCTCAGATGAACTGCCTGAGAAATCAAATTCCAACCAGACAGAATCCTACGGGGCAGTCACAACCTAGCCAACCACAAGTTCCCACCCGACTGAATCCTACGGGGCAGTCACAACCTAGCCAACCACAAGTTCCAACCCGACTGAATCCTACGGGGCCGTCTCAACTTAGCCAACCACAAGTTCCAACCCGACTGAATCCTACGGGGCCGTCTCAACTTAGCCAACCACTAGTTCCAACTAGACAGAATCTTACAGGGCAGCCTCCACCAAGCCAACCCCCGCgtcctagacaggattgtgttgtaAAGGATCTTAGCCAGCTCCTCTGTAAAGACAGAGATGTGGtccacccccttctccctccaacCCCCTCTGATGCAACAGTTTTCCGACCACCTCTTCCTGATACAACAGTTCTCAGACCACCTCTTCTTGATGCAACAGTTCTCAGACCACCTCTTCTTGATGCAACAGTTCTCAGACCACCTCTTCCTGTCACTTCAAAGACTGCTAAAGGAGATTCAGAAGCTCCAGTGAAACGCACTGTTGGTAGTTCCAGCCAGGACTCTGTGAATAGACACCCTACACGTGAACTTCACCCGTCAGACGAGCCGAAACAAACCAAGCACAGAGAAGGCGGAGGTGGAAATCCGAGGCTGTCCCACTCAAATGATCAGCGAAAATATAACTCCAAGTCAAGCAGATGCCCTCGTCTCTCAGATGTTGAGGTACGTAGGAGATCAGAGCGGGCTAAAAATCCAACCTCTGACATTTTGCATTGCACTGCTTCCTCTGACCGCACTTCCGAAGGATTGTCTAAAGATTGTGCAGCCTATCAATCAATGGGTTCTAGTCGGCATTATCAGGAGCTCAGGCGTGATAAGGGTGATGGTAATAGGCATAGTAGAGGTACTAAGGACATTTCCTCTAACAGAAAGCATGCCTATTTGAACCAAGCCAGTGTCACTGAACGATCCAGTGAATCTTTTAATCGCAAGGGAGGGACAAGTCCTCCAAGGGACCAtcgaaggaaagaggagagaagaagagaggatgaggTCAGAAAAGAAAAGAATACATCAAAAAAATCAGGAGAAAGAAAAAGCACTtgtacagagagaagaagagcaaAGGAAAGTGACCGATGCAGTACGGACGTCAGTAAGGACAAGACAATGGACGACAGTAAAGTCGGGGGGCAAAAGACAGGTGAGAAGTCTGAATTTCTTCCATCTGAGGCTAAAGTGGCTGCGAAAAGCTCTGTAGAGGAAACCGGTCCAAACAGAAAGTTAAGTTTCATGGAAACTCTGAATCTTACCCTGTCGCCAGTTAAAAAACCAAGACGGCTTGCTGAAACCAAGGAACAGGAGGGCACACCACCTGAGGAAGTTCCTGAAGACCAGTCAGCGGAAGACAGTGGACAGCCTGATCTAGACAACTTACTCATCTTAGACGAAATCAACAGCAGTGTGGTAGAGACCGACGAGGTCTTCGAGGACCCAGTGGTACAGCCCTCTTCAGAAATCCCAATGTCTTCAGGACCTGGAAGTATTGACCTTAGACATACAGACAAAGAACCTTGTCAGGATGCTAACAAAGGTCTGACTGAGGCCACAGTGGCCAAAAAGCAACCTAAGTGCCAGTTAGAAGTGGAAGACATTATTGTCCAAGGTGTCTCTGAAGGTAAGCCTGAGCTGCCGGAGGCCACAGTGGATCAGAGGACTGAACCCACCACACCAGAACCTCCCAGAGAGGTTTGTGTTTCAGCTCCAGTCTGTGCCATTGTTTTGAGAACTACACTGAAAAACAGACCTGAAGACTGTGCCTCTGCAAATAAAGTGAGTGATTCTGAGgattttactgctgctgctgtcactGCTACTACTGTGGCTGGGAATTGTGGAAACAATTCAAATACGGACACTGGCCTATCGTCTAACGGATTTACCCCTGACCATTCAATGGAAAATGTAGTTCTTATTACTGACAATTGGGTGTGTAAGCCAAACGGTAAAACTCCCAGTGCTTTGGTCTGTGAAAGTCAAACTGTGACACAAGTTCCACCCGCTGCTGTCTGCGTGGGACATCCTGCTGTTGAAGGTGTTTCAGGAAAAGAACCATCGGAATCTCTGCAATTGCCACTGCCTGCCTCTGTTATTTCAACCTCTAGTCTAGACGTGACAGCAGAGGTGCAAGATATTTCCAAGCATGGTGTTTCCAGTACGATTAGCATGGAGGTAATTCCAGAGATCTGCATTACATCTGAGATCGTTGAAGATGCCACAGAGATACCTCtggagtgtgagaaagagaggactgTTGTGGTACAAGGTTCACCGTTGAGCGGTTTTGAGGTGTCTAAGGTGAGCAGCACAACGGGAGAGGTTGCACCATCAGCACAGCACAACAGTGGCTTGTCACAAACGCCAAAGAAGTCCCTGGATTCTGAGCCAAGTCACACAGAGAATGAGGACGTGAATGTTGAGCCCTCTAGCTCCATTCCGTTGGCCCATGATGAGGACTCGATGATGCTTACACTGGGCAGCCTTAAAGGTATTCCAGATGCCATCAGCCCACTCACAAGCCCAGTCCGTCCAATGAGGAAAAGCCATCAGCCGCCATGTCACAGCAAACCTGCTTACGTCAAGAGTCTTCGCAAAG AGTTTACCAGTGCTGCTGGGGATCCCAATCCAAAGAAGTTGGATGTGAATATGGAGAACAAGAATCCTGGCCGCTCCATTGCAAGTGCTACACAACAAGATGTGGATCGGGCTTCTGTCTGTTCTTCCAGCCCTGAGGATGAATTGGAAGAGGGTGAAATTCTTAGTGAAGGGGAAGAAACTCCTATCACGCCAAGTTCTCCAGCCAAAACGGTTAGGCCCACAAGCACGGTTAAAAGTCAACAAATTCCCAAGTCATCCCCTAGACTTTCCAAGAAGTTGCCTGAAGAGAAAGGGATTTCTAAACTCTTAAGTAAAACCTTGACTTCACCAGTTGGAAGCCCCATGTCAAAAGCTCGCTATAAAACGGTTCAACCTCCGTTACCCAAAGCTGCCTTGTGTACCGTGGAGGAGGTTATGGCCATGTTTGTAAAGATCCGCTATGCGTGCAGGAAAAAGTACATGAAGCTTCGTTCAACCTTCTCTAAGGAACGCTTCTGCGGTGTTATGGACATGTCCCTTGACTCTTTTACAGACTTTGTTGATAGTGTCAGCTTTACCAAACTATGCAGCCAAGAAGATGACCTCAAAGTGAAACTGAAGAACAACATAATGTCTGTTTTGAGTAAGTTATCAAATAATGGCATTGTCAACCGCATCTTTGACCAGGAACCACTTAATATGAAGTCGAAACTGTGGGAATTTGTGAATGTGCAGTTAGACTTCTTATTCAAGGAAATCCAGACTGCTCTGAGAAGTGTTTGCAAATCCTCAAATGGAAACCAGTCTGCAGGAGCTGAAAAAAGGGACTTGAGTCTCTCCAAGCAGCCAGTGAAGTCTCCCAAGCCGCCAGTGAAGTCTCCCAAGCAGCCAGTGAAGTCTCCCAAGCAGCCAGTGAAGTCTCCCAAGCAGCCAGTGAAGTCTCCCAAGCAGCCAGTGAAGTCTCCCAAGCAGCCAGTGAAGTCTCCCAAGCAGCCAGTGAAGTCTCCCAAGCAGCCAGTGAAGTCTCCCAAGCAGCCAGTGAAGTCCCCCAAGCAGCCAGTGATGTCATCGGTGTCCACAGCCTCTAAACTCAAAAGACCGCAGGGAGCGGTACAAAAAACTAATTGTGTGTCCAGAACATCTGCAAGTAAAAGACCGCAAGAGGAATTAACAGAGTGTGTTGAACCCAACATAAAAAGAACCAGGGCTCAGACTCTCCCCCCTTGCAAAACCGGTCTTGGAAGAGGcaaaaatattaaaatgtcatttgaagAAGATAAGGAATCAGAGCCTCAAACCTCAGATCATCCTCTTATGCAACCTCCAATGCAACCTCCTTTGCAACACGGGTTAGAGATCTTATCATCAAACAGCCCTTCATCTGCTGAGAAAACAGCTGCCTATGTTCGCCGGCTGTCTCAAAATGGCTCACTCCATGACAAGTCTGACTTCGAAATCCTCACAGAACAGCAAGCCTCCAACCTAACATTCAACCTGGTGACAGACTCCCAGATGGGAGAGATCTTCAAGTGTCTCTTACAAGGGTCTGATCTGCTAGAAACTAGTGTCTCAGCTGGGGACAATCAGGGCTGGCCTCTTGGTACTCCTCGGAAAGGAGAGCGCTTCCGAGGCGTTACCACCCCAAGCAAAGTTGGTACCACAACCAAAGTTGGTACTCCCTCTAAAGTCATTGCCACATGGTCTTCTATTTCACCTTGCAAGTTTTCTTCTCCAAATTCAAAAGTCCAAATTCCACTAAATCCAGCTTTGTTGGATGAGAGTTGCATGTTAGAGGTGCCCTCCAGCCTGCCAGAAGACAAAATGACATCGCAGTCCAGTGTGTTCTCGCAGAGATCTTATTCCATTTTGGCAGAAGATCTGGCTGTCTCCCTCACAATTCCTTCACCTCTCAAGTCTGACAATCACCTCAGCTTCTTGCACCCAGCCAACGTGGAGCCCACGTCTGCTCCAGATAGTGTCATCAGTGCACATTTCAGTGAGGATGCTCTTATGGATGGGGAAGACGCTACAGAGCAGGACATTCACCTTGCCCTGGACACAGACAACTCCAGCGGTGGGTCAAGCGGTGCTGGCAGGACCAGGGAGGCTCCTGTTAACCCCCTGTTTCACTTCAAGCCTCACTTGCCCATGCAGGCAGTAGTGATGGAGAAGTCAAATGATCATTTCATTGTCAGGATACGGCATGCAAACACCAGCCCAGACATCAACTCCAACAACTCAGGTGTCAACTTCACCAACCTAGGCATCAACTTCTCCAACCTAGGCAACAACTCCACCAGCCTAGTGGTCAACCCCACATGCCTAGGAATTAAATCAACAAGCCAAGGAGTCAACTCTTCAAGCCCAGGAAGTGTAAACTCTACCTACCCAGGAAATAACTCCACCAACCCAGACACAAACTCAAGCTACCCATGTGTCAACTCCACAAGCCCACAAGTCAACTGCACCAACCCAGGCATCTACCCCATAAGTGCAGACATCAATCCAAGGGCTGTCTCAAGCCCTCAAACACCACCAGGAGGAGAACAACATGGCAAAGACCAAGCTCATCCCACAGGGAAAACTCCTTCTAAAACCCATTTTTCAGAGGCCAGTCCTCCCTTCTACCTTTCCACAAGCACCGAAACAGCATCTGCGCTATCTTCACCATGCCTCACCATCATAGAAGACACGCCGGAGAGGGACCACAGCAAGGGTAAGACGGGGAAAAAGCGGACAAGGCACCACGTCGAAATGAAAGCAAAGCGGCCTAAAAAGGAGGTGATCCCTGAGAAGATCATAAAGCATAAAAAGAAGTCCTCAAAAAGGGCCAAAGGAAAGGAGACTAGAAGCTCCAAGAGCGAGAGAAGTAAAGTCACTACTCCACCCCAGTCTACCCCATCACCCAACAGCCTGTCTGCCAAGAATATCATCATAAAAAAGGGTGCAGTGGTGGTGACTTGGACAAG GGATGAAGACCGAGATATTCTCCTCGCGCTGAAGATGAAAGGTGCCTCTCCAGATACTTTCTCTTCCCTATCGGAGAAGATGAACAAGACACCCGCTCAG ATTGCAGAGAGATTTTCCCAGCTGATGAAGCTTTTTAAGAAGAAGAAGATGGCAAGTTGA